One window of the Eucalyptus grandis isolate ANBG69807.140 chromosome 8, ASM1654582v1, whole genome shotgun sequence genome contains the following:
- the LOC104414837 gene encoding disease resistance protein RUN1-like isoform X2, which yields MHRLVLSNPFVALVAPILLGVLAHKLLSKRRASAQRDADDQHPGTPSPPIQPSGNDFDVFLSFRDVDTRTGFADYLYCSLVDVGILVFMDNNEPRLAERLSEDFMQAISNSNILIPIISKNYASDKRCLQELVCMMECLKQRGHRVCPIFYKVKVAEVRYQQGHFEEAFRNYERRRFDPEVVAKWKKALAEVSCLKGWESEKVVDGREGELIKLVVEKVLKELKKVKELVGDDYLVGIDSPVEEVMELVNKNASATLRVGIYGIEGIEGIPLAVKDIGSFLCEKPSRVWRETIQKMQNISHMAVQEKLRIIYEGVREGRRNTKDVSFVNPAMPSPSISPSENDYEVFLNFRGVDTRRDFTDYLYYSLVDVGIRVFTDDDELRVGKRLSEDLMQAIRNSNILIPIISVNYASSKWCLDELVQMMKCKRRLGHIVLPIFYKVEPVDVRDQKGRFGEAFHYSGRHFDQKFSKEWQQALTEVSSLRGWQFANGYEGELVKSVVQDVLNELKKTVELDFSKNLVGIDSHVEEVMKLINNSSGATLCVGIYGRGGIGKTALVKVIYNKLLNQFEHCSFIVDIRESCNRNGISYLQNQLIRDILRRDIRLHNKDHGIHIISSELKNKKVLIILDDLDTTDQLAALVGNPNWFAPGSRIFVTTRDKSVLVRASVDIKYEHKEMDEEQSLILFSRHAFRSDSPPSEFSALAHIVVSITGGLPLALKGVGSFLCGKPSMLWQEMICKMQKCLKMTYQKS from the exons ATGCATCGTCTCGTTCTTAGCAACCCTTTCGTGGCGCTTGTCGCACCGATCCTTCTCGGTGTGCTCGCGCACAAGCTTCTGAGTAAGAGGAGAGCAAGTGCGCAAAGAGACGCGGATGATCAGCATCCTGGTACGCCTAGTCCGCCGATCCAGCCCAGCGGGAACGATTTCgacgtgttcttgagctttagagatGTAGATACTCGAACAGGCTTCGCCGACTACCTCTACTGCAGCCTCGTCGATGTCGGAATCCTTGTCTTCATGGACAACAATGAGCCCCGTTTGGCCGAGAGATTGAGCGAAGATTTTATGCAAGCCATTAGTAACAGCAATATTTTGATCCCGATTATCTCTAAGAATTATGCTTCTGACAAACGGTGCCTTCAAGAACTGGTTTGCATGATGGAGTGCCTAAAACAACGGGGACACAGAGTGTGTCCCATATTCTACAAAGTGAAAGTCGCGGAGGTGCGATATCAACAAGGTCATTTTGAAGAGGCATTTCGTAATTACGAGCGGAGGCGTTTTGATCCAGAGGTTGTGGCCAAATGGAAGAAAGCGCTTGCAGAAGTCTCTTGCTTGAAGGGATGGGAATCAGAGAAAGTTGTGGATGG GAGAGAAGGAGAATTGATAAAATTGGTTGTGGAAAAAGTTTTGAAAGAGTTGAAGAAAGTGAAGGAGTTGGTTGGCGATGATTATTTGGTCGGAATTGACAGTCCTGTGGAGGAGGTTATGGAATTGGTAAACAAGAATGCTAGTGCTACCTTGCGTGTGGGAATTTATGGAATTGAGGGCATTG AAGGGATTCCCTTGGCTGTCAAGGATATAGGTTCATTTTTGTGTGAAAAACCATCACGAGTATGGAGAGAAACAATACAGAAGATGCAAAATATATCTCATATGGCAGTGCAAGAAAAGTTGAGGATAATTTATGAAGGAGTGAGGGAGGGTAGAAGAAACACGAAAGATGTGTCTTTTGTGAATCCTGCCATGCCTAGTCCTTCCATCTCGCCAAGCGAAAACGATTACgaagtgttcttgaattttagaggTGTAGATACTCGAAGAGACTTCACCGATTACCTCTACTATAGCCTTGTTGATGTTGGAATCCGTGTCTTCACGGATGATGATGAGCTCCGCGTGGGCAAGAGATTGAGCGAAGATCTTATGCAAGCCATTAGGAATAGCAATATTTTGATCCCGATTATCTCTGTGAATTATGCTTCTAGCAAATGGTGCCTTGATGAACTTGTTCAAATGATGAAGTGCAAGAGACGCTTAGGGCACATAGTGTTACCTATATTCTACAAAGTGGAACCTGTAGATGTGCGGGATCAAAAGGGTCGATTTGGAGAGGCATTTCATTATTCCGGGAGGCATTTCGATCAAAAGTTTTCGAAGGAATGGCAGCAAGCACTGACAGAAGTCAGTTCCTTACGAGGATGGCAATTTGCTAACGG GTATGAAGGAGAATTAGTAAAATCAGTTGTGCAAGATGTTTTGAATGAGTTGAAGAAAACGGTGGAGTTGGATTTTTCTAAGAATTTGGTTGGAATTGATAGTCATGTGGAGGAGgttatgaaattaataaataatagtTCTGGTGCTACCTTATGTGTGGGAATTTATGGAAGGGGGGGCATTGGTAAGACGGCTCTTGTTAAAGTGATTTACAACAAGCTATTGAATCAATTTGAGCATTGTAGCTTCATTGTAGACATTAGGGAATCATGCAATCGCAATGGTATTAGTTActtgcaaaatcaattaatcCGTGATATATTGCGAAGAGATATTCGATTGCATAACAAGGATCATGGAATCCACATCATCTCATCCGAgcttaaaaataagaaagtccTCATTATTCTAGATGATTTAGATACCACTGATCAGTTAGCAGCTTTGGTTGGAAATCCTAATTGGTTTGCACCAGGAAGTAGAATTTTTGTTACCACTAGAGATAAGAGTGTTCTTGTTAGGGCCAGTGTGGACATCAAGTATGAGCATAAGGAAATGGATGAGGAGCAATCTTTGATCCTATTTTCTAGACATGCATTTCGAAGTGACTCTCCTCCTAGTGAGTTTTCAGCTCTCGCTCACATTGTGGTATCTATAACGGGAGGGCTTCCCTTAGCTCTCAAGGGTGTAGGTTCATTTTTGTGCGGAAAACCATCAATGCTATGGCAAGAAATGATATGTAAGATGCAAAAATGCCTCAAAATGACGTACCAAAAAAGTTGA
- the LOC104414837 gene encoding disease resistance-like protein DSC1 isoform X1 has protein sequence MHRLVLSNPFVALVAPILLGVLAHKLLSKRRASAQRDADDQHPGTPSPPIQPSGNDFDVFLSFRDVDTRTGFADYLYCSLVDVGILVFMDNNEPRLAERLSEDFMQAISNSNILIPIISKNYASDKRCLQELVCMMECLKQRGHRVCPIFYKVKVAEVRYQQGHFEEAFRNYERRRFDPEVVAKWKKALAEVSCLKGWESEKVVDGREGELIKLVVEKVLKELKKVKELVGDDYLVGIDSPVEEVMELVNKNASATLRVGIYGIEGIGKTTLAKVIYNKLSDLFVHRSFIANIKESCECDGINYLQNQLIFDMQKEKNQFCNNDEGIECILSRFRDEKVLIILDDVDTTDQLKALAGNPNLFGSGSRIFVSTRKESVLDKARVDIKYEHKQMHEMHSLILFSRHAFQRDYPPSEFLALSRLVVSTTEGIPLAVKDIGSFLCEKPSRVWRETIQKMQNISHMAVQEKLRIIYEGVREGRRNTKDVSFVNPAMPSPSISPSENDYEVFLNFRGVDTRRDFTDYLYYSLVDVGIRVFTDDDELRVGKRLSEDLMQAIRNSNILIPIISVNYASSKWCLDELVQMMKCKRRLGHIVLPIFYKVEPVDVRDQKGRFGEAFHYSGRHFDQKFSKEWQQALTEVSSLRGWQFANGYEGELVKSVVQDVLNELKKTVELDFSKNLVGIDSHVEEVMKLINNSSGATLCVGIYGRGGIGKTALVKVIYNKLLNQFEHCSFIVDIRESCNRNGISYLQNQLIRDILRRDIRLHNKDHGIHIISSELKNKKVLIILDDLDTTDQLAALVGNPNWFAPGSRIFVTTRDKSVLVRASVDIKYEHKEMDEEQSLILFSRHAFRSDSPPSEFSALAHIVVSITGGLPLALKGVGSFLCGKPSMLWQEMICKMQKCLKMTYQKS, from the exons ATGCATCGTCTCGTTCTTAGCAACCCTTTCGTGGCGCTTGTCGCACCGATCCTTCTCGGTGTGCTCGCGCACAAGCTTCTGAGTAAGAGGAGAGCAAGTGCGCAAAGAGACGCGGATGATCAGCATCCTGGTACGCCTAGTCCGCCGATCCAGCCCAGCGGGAACGATTTCgacgtgttcttgagctttagagatGTAGATACTCGAACAGGCTTCGCCGACTACCTCTACTGCAGCCTCGTCGATGTCGGAATCCTTGTCTTCATGGACAACAATGAGCCCCGTTTGGCCGAGAGATTGAGCGAAGATTTTATGCAAGCCATTAGTAACAGCAATATTTTGATCCCGATTATCTCTAAGAATTATGCTTCTGACAAACGGTGCCTTCAAGAACTGGTTTGCATGATGGAGTGCCTAAAACAACGGGGACACAGAGTGTGTCCCATATTCTACAAAGTGAAAGTCGCGGAGGTGCGATATCAACAAGGTCATTTTGAAGAGGCATTTCGTAATTACGAGCGGAGGCGTTTTGATCCAGAGGTTGTGGCCAAATGGAAGAAAGCGCTTGCAGAAGTCTCTTGCTTGAAGGGATGGGAATCAGAGAAAGTTGTGGATGG GAGAGAAGGAGAATTGATAAAATTGGTTGTGGAAAAAGTTTTGAAAGAGTTGAAGAAAGTGAAGGAGTTGGTTGGCGATGATTATTTGGTCGGAATTGACAGTCCTGTGGAGGAGGTTATGGAATTGGTAAACAAGAATGCTAGTGCTACCTTGCGTGTGGGAATTTATGGAATTGAGGGCATTGGTAAGACTACTCTTGCTAAAGTCATATACAACAAGTTGTCCGATCTATTTGTGCATCGTAGCTTCATTGCAAATATCAAGGAATCATGTGAATGTGATGGTATTAATTActtgcaaaatcaattaatctttgatatgcaaaaagaaaaaaatcaattttgtaatAACGACGAAGGAATCGAGTGCATCTTGTCTAGGTTTAGAGATGAGAAAGTCCTCAttattcttgatgatgtggatacCACTGATCAGTTAAAGGCTTTGGCTGGAAATCCTAACTTGTTTGGCTCAGGAAGTAGGATCTTTGTTTCCACTAGAAAAGAGAGTGTTCTTGATAAGGCCAGAGTGGACATCAAGTATGAGCATAAGCAAATGCATGAAATGCATTCTCTTATCCTTTTTTCTAGACATGCATTTCAAAGAGACTATCCTCCAAGTGAATTTTTAGCTCTATCTCGTCTTGTTGTATCTACAACAGAAGGGATTCCCTTGGCTGTCAAGGATATAGGTTCATTTTTGTGTGAAAAACCATCACGAGTATGGAGAGAAACAATACAGAAGATGCAAAATATATCTCATATGGCAGTGCAAGAAAAGTTGAGGATAATTTATGAAGGAGTGAGGGAGGGTAGAAGAAACACGAAAGATGTGTCTTTTGTGAATCCTGCCATGCCTAGTCCTTCCATCTCGCCAAGCGAAAACGATTACgaagtgttcttgaattttagaggTGTAGATACTCGAAGAGACTTCACCGATTACCTCTACTATAGCCTTGTTGATGTTGGAATCCGTGTCTTCACGGATGATGATGAGCTCCGCGTGGGCAAGAGATTGAGCGAAGATCTTATGCAAGCCATTAGGAATAGCAATATTTTGATCCCGATTATCTCTGTGAATTATGCTTCTAGCAAATGGTGCCTTGATGAACTTGTTCAAATGATGAAGTGCAAGAGACGCTTAGGGCACATAGTGTTACCTATATTCTACAAAGTGGAACCTGTAGATGTGCGGGATCAAAAGGGTCGATTTGGAGAGGCATTTCATTATTCCGGGAGGCATTTCGATCAAAAGTTTTCGAAGGAATGGCAGCAAGCACTGACAGAAGTCAGTTCCTTACGAGGATGGCAATTTGCTAACGG GTATGAAGGAGAATTAGTAAAATCAGTTGTGCAAGATGTTTTGAATGAGTTGAAGAAAACGGTGGAGTTGGATTTTTCTAAGAATTTGGTTGGAATTGATAGTCATGTGGAGGAGgttatgaaattaataaataatagtTCTGGTGCTACCTTATGTGTGGGAATTTATGGAAGGGGGGGCATTGGTAAGACGGCTCTTGTTAAAGTGATTTACAACAAGCTATTGAATCAATTTGAGCATTGTAGCTTCATTGTAGACATTAGGGAATCATGCAATCGCAATGGTATTAGTTActtgcaaaatcaattaatcCGTGATATATTGCGAAGAGATATTCGATTGCATAACAAGGATCATGGAATCCACATCATCTCATCCGAgcttaaaaataagaaagtccTCATTATTCTAGATGATTTAGATACCACTGATCAGTTAGCAGCTTTGGTTGGAAATCCTAATTGGTTTGCACCAGGAAGTAGAATTTTTGTTACCACTAGAGATAAGAGTGTTCTTGTTAGGGCCAGTGTGGACATCAAGTATGAGCATAAGGAAATGGATGAGGAGCAATCTTTGATCCTATTTTCTAGACATGCATTTCGAAGTGACTCTCCTCCTAGTGAGTTTTCAGCTCTCGCTCACATTGTGGTATCTATAACGGGAGGGCTTCCCTTAGCTCTCAAGGGTGTAGGTTCATTTTTGTGCGGAAAACCATCAATGCTATGGCAAGAAATGATATGTAAGATGCAAAAATGCCTCAAAATGACGTACCAAAAAAGTTGA